The nucleotide sequence GGGTCTTAGCGAAGCGCCCAGGACAACATCCGGCGTGGCCCCTCAAACCCAGCCCACCGCCAGCCAAGGAATTGATGATATCGTGTCCAAGCTTGAAAAATCGATCAAGGCATCGGACGGGACTTCAGGAGATTCGACCTTGGGCGGCAGCGGCGGGATCGGTCAAATGATCGGAAGCGTTCAGCCGGACCTGGGATCATCGTCCCTTGCGGAACGGAAAACCACACGGGTGGACAGCCCATTTCAGATCAAAGGCTTTGAAGAGGGCAAGAGTCCGAGAGATTATGAGTCGATCGCGCAGGTGGTCGATTCGTACAAAGACGGGATCAGTTTTCTTTACAATAAGACCCTTCGTGAAAACCCGACGCTCCGGGGTACGGTGACGGTCGAATTTATCATCGCCGCCGCCGGCGAAGTGATCGACTGTCATGTGGTGTCCAGCTCGGTGAAGAATCCGCCGTTTGAAGAGGCGTTGATCAAACGAGTTCTGCAATGGAAGTTCCCGCCTGTTCCCTCGGGCGACGTCACGGTGACCTACCCGATCGTGTTTTCCGTTTCTGGATAATTTCGTCCGATCTTTTCTATCCCGGACGCATGGTTCTTCACTTGGGCCGTGAATGGCATCGCAAACAATCGGCGAACGGAAAGGCCACCACGCCGTGGCACCGGCCGCAGTAT is from Nitrospiria bacterium and encodes:
- a CDS encoding TonB family protein, which gives rise to MISIWGGQDGDQEFKRIAWVCVFVYGAVALILNLLTVKIPARSDYTRIDPRIAKLIIEASKPVSPPVPKVKKEEPKVEDKGKTEKKAEPKSERPKEPAPEVAKQEGPTPEEIRAQQEALRKKNMEVAMNSGLLKLLKQTAAKADSIPDQKLKKVFSEIKGLSEAPRTTSGVAPQTQPTASQGIDDIVSKLEKSIKASDGTSGDSTLGGSGGIGQMIGSVQPDLGSSSLAERKTTRVDSPFQIKGFEEGKSPRDYESIAQVVDSYKDGISFLYNKTLRENPTLRGTVTVEFIIAAAGEVIDCHVVSSSVKNPPFEEALIKRVLQWKFPPVPSGDVTVTYPIVFSVSG